A genomic region of Miscanthus floridulus cultivar M001 chromosome 3, ASM1932011v1, whole genome shotgun sequence contains the following coding sequences:
- the LOC136545234 gene encoding carboxylesterase 15-like — protein MHVNKGTPTMPAVSVAAGCCPASTPANEVVEDIFGLVRILSDGTVVRSPVGPVFCPTTFPENHPSVEWKEAVYDKAKNLVVRMYKPSPAGGKVPVLVHFHGGGFCIGSPSWANVHAFCLFLAADTGAVVLSAGYRLAPEHRLPAAVDDGAAFMRWLRAQSSASANAAEADADAWLTEAADFGRVFVTGDSAGATIAHHLAVRAGVAVAADDAGEAGEQDQDQVTIRGYVLLLPFFGGVERTASEQAECPAGAGAGSLLSLDVLDRFWRVSLPAGATRDHPVANPFGPDSPDLGSVDFRPVLVVVAGLDLLRDRAVDYAERLAAVGKPVELGEFAGAAHGFFLHEPGSEATCELIRAVGRFVDSCVISASEAAA, from the coding sequence ATGCACGTTAACAAGGGCACGCCAACCATGCCGGCCGTCTCGGTTGCCGCCGGCTGCTGTCCTGCCTCTACGCCGGCGAACGAAGTCGTCGAGGACATCTTCGGCCTTGTGCGCATCCTCAGCGATGGCACCGTGGTCCGGTCGCCGGTCGGCCCGGTGTTCTGCCCGACCACCTTCCCTGAGAACCACCCTTCCGTGGAATGGAAGGAGGCCGTCTACGACAAAGCAAAGAACCTCGTGGTCCGCATGTACAAGCCGTCACCGGCCGGCGGGAAGGTGCCGGTGCTCGTCCACTTCCACGGCGGCGGGTTCTGCATCGGGTCGCCCTCGTGGGCCAACGTGCACGCGTTCTGCCTCTTCCTCGCCGCCGACACTGGCGCCGTCGTGCTGTCCGCGGGGTACCGCCTCGCCCCCGAGCACCGCCTGCCCGCGGCCGTCGACGACGGGGCCGCCTTCATGCGCTGGCTCCGTGCGCAGTCGTCCGCGTCCGCGAACGCCGCCGAGGCCGACGCCGATGCCTGGCTCACCGAGGCCGCCGACTTCGGCCGCGTGTTCGTCACCGGCGACTCGGCGGGAGCAACCATAGCGCACCACCTCGCCGTGCGCGccggggtggcggtggcggccgaCGACGCTGGCGAAGCCGGCGAGCAGGACCAGGACCAGGTGACGATCCGTGGCTACGTCCTTTTGCTGCCGTTCTTCGGCGGCGTGGAGCGCACGGCATCAGAGCAGGCGGAGTgccccgccggcgccggcgccgggtcGCTACTGAGCCTGGACGTGCTCGACCGGTTCTGGCGGGTGTCGCTGCCGGCGGGCGCCACCAGGGACCACCCCGTGGCGAACCCGTTCGGGCCGGACAGCCCCGACCTGGGCTCGGTGGACTTCCGCCCGGTCCTCGTGGTGGTCGCCGGCCTCGACCTGCTGCGCGACCGCGCCGTCGACTACGCCGAGCGGTTGGCCGCCGTGGGCAAACCCGTGGAGCtcggcgagttcgccggcgcGGCCCATGGCTTCTTCCTGCACGAGCCGGGCTCCGAGGCGACTTGCGAGCTGATACGGGCCGTGGGCCGGTTCGTCGACAGCTGCGTTATTTCAGCGTCCGAGGCTGCTGCTTGA